A window from Solanum stenotomum isolate F172 chromosome 5, ASM1918654v1, whole genome shotgun sequence encodes these proteins:
- the LOC125865771 gene encoding 60S ribosomal protein L8: MGRVIRAQRKGAGSVFKSHTHHRKGPARFRTLDFGERNGYLKGVITEVIHDPGRGAPLARVTFRHPFRYKHQKELFVAAEGMYTGQFVYCGKKATLMVGNVLPLRSIPEGAVVCNVEHKVGDRGVFARCSGDYAIVISHNPDNGTTRVKLPSGAKKIVPSGCRAMIGQVAGGGRTEKPMLKAGNAYHKYRVKRNCWPKVRGVAMNPVEHPHGGGNHQHIGHASTVRRDAPPGQKVGLIAARRTGRLRGQAAATAAKADKA; the protein is encoded by the exons ATGGGTCGTGTGATCAGAGCACAACGTAAGGGAGCTGGGTCTGTTTTCAAATCCCATACCCACCACCGGAAAGGTCCGGCCCGATTCCGTACCCTCGATTTCGGCGAGAGAAATGGATACCTGAAAGGAGTAATCACAGAGGTGATTCACGATCCAGGGAGAGGTGCACCACTTGCACGCGTGACATTCCGTCATCCTTTCAGGTACAAGCATCAGAAGGAGCTGTTCGTTGCCGCTGAAGGGATGTACACTGGACAGTTTGTGTACTGTGGGAAAAAAGCTACTCTTATGGTTGGTAATGTGTTGCCGCTTAGATCTATTCCCGAAGGAGCTGTTGTTTGTAACGTTGAGCATAAAGTTGGCGACCGTGGTGTTTTTGCTAGGTGTTCTGGTGATTACGCCATTGTTATCAGTCATAATCCTGATAATGGTACCACTAG GGTCAAGCTCCCATCAGGAGCCAAAAAGATTGTGCCCAGTGGATGCCGTGCAATGATTGGTCAGGTTGCTGGTGGAGGACGTACTGAGAAACCAATGCTTAAAGCTGGTAATGCTTACCATAAGTACCGTGTGAAGAGGAACTGCTGGCCTAAGGTTCGTGGTGTTGCTATGAACCCTGTGGAGCATCCCCATGGTGGTGGTAACCATCAACACATTGGTCATGCCAGTACAGTCCGTCGTGATGCACCTCCTGGACAAAAGGTTGGTCTTATTGCTGCAAGGAGGACTGGTCGTCTTCGTGGTCAAGCCGCTGCTACTGCTGCCAAGGCCGACAAGGCTTAA